The Exiguobacterium mexicanum genome includes a window with the following:
- the dnaG gene encoding DNA primase codes for MVELPRIPDEVIAEVKQATDIVDLISERVELKKQGHRLVGLCPFHSENSPSFSVSPEKGMYHCFGCGAGGNVFTFVMETEGLSFPETIERLATRANIAIEGGVSGDEELSRDQVIRKQMRDAHRVVADLYHEVLMKTEAGEVGLTYLQARGLQETTIGQYKIGYAPDHRRFTVDSLERRGFDLEVMVEAGLISKSRSGEYFDRFEGRVVFPIADRDGTIVGFSGRAIDERQPKYVNTADTPLFNKSELLFGFSQARATMRKQKRVVLVEGNVDVLQVAQAGTKEVVASLGTAFSTQHARALARMVEEVIICYDGDTAGQEATMKVVRLLEGYPLDVQVLMLPEKTDPDDYIRTNGAEQWHRLVESERLSVLDFMNRTLRRGKNMNREGERIRFIESMLVEISKTDNSIRRDLYVRKLADEFEIPVETLLSRMPSTRPKEIAPQRVPEAEPVRRRSSKTNEPRYVKAEKLLLRAMLSGPERVRFVRDRLGLAYQDEVHRMLATALYEIVSEDMTHEEFEQVAPPFMERYCDQRPDYANRYAEIRLMSAPDELTEEVLDEYIKVINSYEEQRQIERAKREIGQDAESIVDQASKLQELITRSRRLRER; via the coding sequence GTGGTCGAGTTGCCGCGAATACCGGATGAAGTCATTGCGGAAGTGAAACAAGCCACAGATATCGTTGATTTAATCAGTGAACGCGTTGAATTGAAGAAGCAAGGCCATCGCCTCGTCGGTCTCTGTCCGTTCCACTCGGAGAACAGTCCATCGTTCTCCGTGTCCCCGGAAAAAGGGATGTACCATTGTTTTGGATGTGGAGCCGGCGGGAACGTATTTACGTTCGTCATGGAGACAGAAGGTTTGTCGTTCCCTGAGACGATTGAACGTCTCGCGACGCGGGCGAACATCGCCATCGAGGGCGGGGTTTCTGGCGATGAGGAGTTGTCACGAGACCAAGTCATTCGTAAACAGATGCGCGATGCCCATCGTGTCGTGGCGGATTTGTATCATGAAGTGTTGATGAAGACCGAAGCGGGCGAAGTCGGATTGACGTATTTGCAAGCGCGCGGTCTACAGGAGACGACGATCGGACAGTATAAGATCGGTTATGCGCCTGATCATCGCCGTTTTACCGTTGATTCACTGGAACGAAGAGGTTTCGACCTCGAAGTCATGGTGGAGGCGGGGTTGATTTCTAAGTCGAGGTCCGGTGAATATTTTGACCGGTTTGAAGGCAGAGTCGTCTTTCCGATTGCGGATCGAGACGGCACCATCGTCGGATTTAGCGGACGGGCGATCGATGAGCGACAGCCAAAGTACGTCAACACGGCGGATACGCCCTTGTTCAACAAGAGTGAACTCCTCTTCGGCTTTTCACAGGCACGGGCCACGATGCGAAAGCAAAAACGGGTCGTGCTCGTGGAAGGGAACGTCGACGTCTTGCAAGTCGCGCAAGCCGGGACGAAGGAAGTCGTCGCGTCGCTCGGGACGGCGTTTTCGACGCAGCATGCCCGTGCGTTAGCACGCATGGTCGAAGAAGTGATCATCTGTTATGACGGTGATACGGCCGGACAGGAAGCGACGATGAAAGTCGTCCGCTTGCTCGAGGGCTATCCGCTCGATGTCCAGGTGCTGATGTTACCTGAGAAGACCGACCCGGATGATTATATTCGGACGAACGGGGCGGAGCAGTGGCACAGACTTGTCGAATCGGAGCGTTTATCCGTCCTCGATTTCATGAACCGGACGCTACGGCGTGGGAAAAATATGAATCGAGAAGGAGAACGGATTCGTTTTATTGAATCTATGCTTGTGGAAATCAGTAAAACGGACAATTCGATTCGACGTGATTTATATGTGAGAAAGTTGGCCGACGAATTTGAGATTCCAGTCGAGACATTGTTGTCACGGATGCCCTCGACAAGACCGAAAGAAATCGCACCCCAACGAGTGCCGGAGGCTGAACCGGTTCGCCGGCGTTCATCTAAAACGAATGAACCGCGTTATGTCAAAGCCGAAAAGCTGTTGCTTCGGGCCATGCTGAGTGGTCCGGAGCGGGTCCGCTTCGTCAGGGACCGCCTCGGGCTAGCCTATCAGGACGAAGTGCATCGCATGCTGGCGACGGCCCTCTATGAGATCGTCTCGGAGGACATGACGCATGAAGAATTCGAACAAGTGGCGCCCCCGTTCATGGAGCGCTATTGTGACCAACGTCCGGACTATGCGAATCGGTATGCCGAGATTCGGCTCATGTCCGCACCGGACGAACTGACCGAAGAGGTTTTAGATGAATACATTAAGGTCATAAACAGTTATGAGGAACAGCGTCAAATCGAACGAGCGAAAAGGGAAATCGGACAAGATGCCGAAAGTATAGTAGACCAGGCATCCAAGTTACAAGAATTGATTACCCGGAGTCGTCGTCTTCGTGAACGATGA
- the rpoD gene encoding RNA polymerase sigma factor RpoD, whose product MAEKKKEDLFNAIDELEKLGKKKGVVSMQAIQDRLSHFEVDSDFIDNFIEDLEGKDIRVTEDAADAEETPTKKEDEEVDLNDLSVPPGIKINDPVRMYLKEIGRVDLLSAKDETELAKRIEQGDEEAKKRLAEANLRLVVSIAKRYVGRGMLFLDLIQEGNMGLIKAVEKFDYMKGFKFSTYATWWIRQAITRAIADQARTIRIPVHMVETINKLIRVQRQLLQDLGREPAPEEIAKEMELTPEKVREILKIAQEPVSLETPIGEEDDSHLGDFIEDQDAMAPQDAAAYELLKEQLEDVLDTLTDREENVLRLRFGLDDGRTRTLEEVGKVFGVTRERIRQIEAKALRKLRHPSRSKRLKDFLD is encoded by the coding sequence ATGGCAGAGAAGAAAAAAGAGGATTTATTTAACGCCATAGACGAACTCGAGAAATTAGGTAAGAAAAAAGGCGTCGTATCCATGCAAGCAATCCAAGATCGCCTCAGCCATTTCGAGGTGGATTCGGACTTTATCGATAACTTCATTGAAGACTTAGAAGGTAAAGATATCCGCGTCACAGAAGATGCGGCCGATGCCGAAGAAACACCAACCAAAAAAGAGGACGAAGAGGTCGATTTGAACGACTTGTCCGTCCCGCCAGGCATTAAGATCAACGACCCTGTCCGCATGTATTTGAAAGAAATCGGGCGCGTCGATCTCCTCAGTGCGAAAGATGAGACCGAACTCGCGAAACGGATTGAACAAGGGGACGAAGAGGCGAAGAAACGTCTTGCCGAAGCCAACCTCCGTCTCGTCGTCTCGATCGCGAAACGTTATGTCGGGCGCGGTATGCTCTTCCTTGACTTGATTCAAGAAGGAAACATGGGCCTCATTAAAGCCGTCGAGAAGTTCGACTACATGAAAGGGTTCAAGTTCTCGACGTACGCGACGTGGTGGATTCGTCAAGCAATCACCCGCGCCATCGCCGACCAAGCTCGGACAATCCGGATCCCGGTCCACATGGTCGAGACGATCAACAAGTTGATTCGTGTTCAACGTCAACTGTTGCAAGACCTCGGGCGCGAACCGGCACCTGAAGAAATCGCCAAAGAGATGGAACTCACACCTGAAAAAGTGCGTGAGATCTTGAAAATCGCCCAAGAGCCTGTCTCGCTCGAGACACCGATTGGGGAAGAGGATGATTCGCACCTCGGCGACTTCATCGAAGACCAAGATGCGATGGCACCCCAAGACGCCGCTGCCTATGAGCTACTCAAAGAACAGCTCGAAGACGTGCTCGACACGCTCACGGACCGCGAAGAAAACGTGCTCCGTCTCCGTTTCGGTCTCGATGATGGCCGTACGCGCACGCTCGAAGAAGTCGGGAAAGTGTTCGGCGTCACCCGCGAGCGGATTCGTCAAATCGAGGCGAAGGCGCTCCGGAAGCTCCGTCACCCGAGCCGTTCGAAACGCTTGAAAGACTTCCTTGATTAA
- the cccA gene encoding cytochrome c550 — protein MRNPLLPFAAIAIVAIIAMVSLSYFGVNQAQQAAEGPSVTEMNPEDLYAAKGCTGCHGGNLEGGVGPALTGVGERLSAEEITNIIVNGKGAMPAGLATAEEADVLATWLLEQ, from the coding sequence ATGCGTAATCCATTGTTACCGTTTGCAGCGATCGCGATCGTCGCAATCATTGCCATGGTCTCATTATCGTATTTTGGCGTGAACCAAGCTCAGCAGGCTGCTGAAGGTCCGTCGGTCACTGAGATGAACCCGGAAGACTTGTATGCGGCGAAAGGCTGCACAGGTTGCCACGGTGGAAATCTCGAAGGTGGCGTCGGTCCTGCGTTGACAGGCGTCGGCGAACGTTTATCGGCGGAAGAGATCACAAACATCATCGTCAACGGTAAAGGTGCAATGCCAGCCGGTCTCGCGACTGCCGAAGAAGCAGACGTACTCGCGACTTGGTTGCTCGAACAATAA
- a CDS encoding tRNA (adenine(22)-N(1))-methyltransferase — translation MQEQVTLDRRLKQVVDFIPKGSVVADIGSDHAYVPCYLVQQGIVDRAIAGEVNRGPMEAAKAQVELIGATENIDVRLGDGLAVLEADEATCISICGMGGSLIRSILESGRDKLGAVERLVLQPNVDGQHVREWLLDAGFVLVAESIVEENDKVYEILVGERGTETCYSLDDTERAWQLMFGPYLLTTRPEAFKMKWGREADKLDYVLGQMAAGAQTEALIRKQEEFKTLRDKMREVSN, via the coding sequence ATGCAAGAACAAGTGACGTTAGACCGCCGACTGAAGCAAGTCGTCGATTTCATTCCGAAAGGCAGTGTAGTGGCGGACATCGGCTCTGACCACGCCTACGTGCCATGCTATCTCGTTCAGCAAGGCATCGTCGACCGCGCCATCGCAGGCGAAGTGAACCGTGGACCGATGGAAGCGGCCAAAGCTCAAGTCGAGCTCATCGGAGCGACCGAAAACATCGACGTCCGTCTCGGTGACGGGCTCGCCGTCCTCGAAGCAGATGAGGCGACATGCATCTCGATTTGCGGGATGGGCGGAAGTTTGATTCGGTCGATTTTAGAGAGCGGCCGTGACAAGTTAGGTGCTGTCGAACGGCTCGTCCTGCAACCGAACGTGGACGGGCAACATGTCCGCGAATGGTTGCTCGACGCAGGATTCGTCCTAGTCGCGGAATCAATCGTTGAAGAGAATGACAAAGTATACGAGATTCTTGTCGGCGAACGTGGCACGGAGACATGCTATAGCCTAGATGACACAGAACGCGCGTGGCAGCTCATGTTCGGACCGTACTTGCTCACGACACGCCCAGAGGCGTTCAAAATGAAATGGGGCCGCGAGGCGGACAAGCTCGATTATGTGCTCGGTCAGATGGCAGCAGGTGCCCAAACCGAAGCGCTCATCCGCAAACAGGAGGAGTTCAAGACGCTACGTGACAAAATGAGAGAGGTGAGCAACTGA